In one window of Gudongella oleilytica DNA:
- the rpmH gene encoding 50S ribosomal protein L34: MKRTYQPKKRQRSKEHGFRKRMKTRSGREILKARRRRGRKKLSA, encoded by the coding sequence TATCAACCAAAGAAAAGACAAAGAAGCAAGGAACATGGCTTCAGAAAAAGGATGAAGACCAGATCAGGTAGGGAGATATTAAAAGCTAGAAGAAGAAGAGGAAGAAAGAAACTTTCTGCATAA
- the rnpA gene encoding ribonuclease P protein component yields MKKENRLRKNMEFKKVYKSGKNYWNRNLIMYVRRNGTDKVRIGVSITRKIGNAVVRNKLKRRIKEVNRIYLPNLKKGYDLIFIPKKNAVDLSFAELESAIKHIYRISGMAEKVN; encoded by the coding sequence GTGAAAAAAGAAAACAGACTTAGAAAGAATATGGAGTTTAAGAAGGTCTACAAATCCGGCAAAAACTATTGGAATCGAAATCTTATTATGTATGTCAGAAGAAATGGCACTGATAAGGTGAGGATAGGTGTTTCTATTACAAGAAAGATTGGAAACGCTGTTGTAAGAAACAAGCTTAAAAGAAGGATCAAGGAAGTAAACAGAATTTATCTTCCTAATCTTAAAAAGGGCTACGACCTGATCTTCATACCAAAAAAAAATGCCGTTGACCTTAGTTTTGCTGAATTGGAAAGCGCTATTAAGCACATTTACCGGATTTCCGGCATGGCCGAGAAGGTG